One Microlunatus soli genomic window carries:
- a CDS encoding L-serine ammonia-lyase — translation MVVSVFDLLSIGIGPSSSHTVGPMRAAGRFVGSLSASGDLQRVDRVKAQLFGSLGATGHGHGSENAVLLGLEGERPETVDTDRGPERADRIRTDGRILLDGRRPIAFDADRDLVLHRRRTLPFHPNGMTFSAWAAGTEPELVAERTYYSIGGGFVLDDDGSGQPAVTEDATPVPYPFRTAADLLAICAEQQLRISDVALANECARRPEAEVRSGLLAIWQVMADCVQHGCHTSGVLPGGLKVRRRSNELYDRLSRHRTPEQSQVDPLAAMDWVTLWALAVNEENAAGGRVVTAPTNGAAGIIPAVLHYAVRFVPGTDDDAIVRFLLTAGAIGAIYQQTGSISGAQVGCQGEVGTACSMAAGALAELLGGTVDQVENAAEIGMEHHLGLTCDPVGGLVQIPCIERNAVASVKAITAARLALHGDGRHTVSLDKVIKTMMQTGADMKIKYKETARGGLAVNIVEC, via the coding sequence GTGGTGGTGAGTGTCTTCGATCTGCTGAGCATCGGGATCGGTCCGTCGAGTTCCCACACGGTCGGCCCGATGCGCGCCGCCGGTCGCTTCGTCGGATCGCTGAGCGCCTCGGGGGACCTGCAGCGGGTGGACCGGGTCAAGGCACAGCTGTTCGGATCGCTTGGTGCTACCGGGCACGGACACGGCAGCGAGAACGCCGTCCTGCTCGGCCTGGAGGGCGAACGGCCCGAGACCGTCGACACCGACCGCGGCCCGGAACGCGCGGACCGGATCCGTACCGACGGCCGGATCCTGCTCGACGGCCGCCGTCCGATCGCCTTCGACGCCGACCGCGACCTGGTGCTGCACCGGCGCCGGACCCTGCCCTTCCACCCCAACGGGATGACCTTCTCGGCCTGGGCCGCGGGCACCGAGCCGGAGCTGGTCGCCGAACGCACCTACTACTCCATCGGCGGCGGCTTCGTGCTGGACGACGACGGTTCCGGGCAGCCGGCCGTCACCGAGGATGCGACCCCGGTGCCGTATCCGTTCCGGACCGCCGCCGATCTGCTGGCGATCTGCGCGGAACAGCAGCTGCGGATCTCCGATGTCGCGCTGGCCAACGAATGCGCACGCCGCCCCGAGGCCGAGGTGCGGTCCGGGCTGCTGGCGATCTGGCAGGTGATGGCCGACTGCGTGCAGCACGGTTGCCACACCTCCGGGGTGTTGCCCGGTGGGTTGAAGGTTCGACGCCGGTCGAACGAGCTGTACGACCGGCTCAGCCGGCACCGGACGCCGGAGCAGTCCCAGGTCGATCCGCTGGCCGCGATGGACTGGGTGACGCTGTGGGCGTTGGCGGTCAACGAGGAGAACGCCGCCGGCGGCCGGGTGGTCACCGCGCCGACCAATGGTGCGGCCGGCATCATCCCGGCGGTGCTGCACTACGCCGTACGGTTCGTGCCGGGAACCGACGACGATGCGATCGTCCGATTCCTGCTCACCGCCGGCGCGATCGGCGCGATCTACCAGCAGACCGGCTCCATCTCCGGCGCCCAGGTCGGCTGCCAGGGCGAGGTCGGTACGGCCTGCTCGATGGCTGCCGGGGCGCTGGCCGAGTTGCTCGGCGGCACCGTCGACCAGGTCGAGAACGCCGCCGAGATCGGGATGGAACACCATCTCGGACTGACCTGCGATCCGGTCGGCGGCCTGGTCCAGATCCCTTGTATCGAACGGAATGCGGTCGCATCGGTGAAGGCGATCACCGCCGCCCGATTGGCCCTGCACGGCGACGGCCGACACACCGTCAGCCTGGACAAGGTGATCAAGACCATGATGCAGACCGGGGCCGACATGAAGATCAAATACAAGGAGACGGCGCGCGGCGGACTGGCGGTCAACATCGTCGAATGTTGA